In Bacteroidota bacterium, the following are encoded in one genomic region:
- a CDS encoding L-threonylcarbamoyladenylate synthase — MELKVHNVTPQGRHIKRAVEVLQNDGVIIYPTDTVYGIGCSVFSKKAIERIYQIKNQNRSKPFSFVCSDLSHISEYALVSNQAYRIMKQLIPGPFTFILPASRLKQLPKSLISKRKTVGIRVPNNTVSQLLVKELGHPILSASVTDDIGEVINNPEIIIKLFSKKVDLILDGGNNISGPSTVLDFTTEHPILVREGAGDVSHILSVTQR, encoded by the coding sequence ATGGAATTGAAAGTACATAATGTAACACCACAAGGACGCCATATCAAACGTGCGGTAGAAGTTTTACAAAACGATGGGGTGATAATATATCCGACCGATACAGTGTATGGAATAGGGTGTAGTGTGTTTAGTAAAAAAGCAATCGAGAGAATTTATCAGATTAAGAATCAGAATAGATCGAAACCATTCAGTTTTGTTTGTTCTGACCTAAGCCACATCAGCGAATATGCACTTGTATCAAATCAAGCGTACAGAATTATGAAACAATTAATTCCCGGTCCGTTTACATTCATCCTGCCTGCCAGCCGTTTAAAACAACTGCCGAAAAGTTTAATTTCAAAACGGAAGACTGTTGGAATTCGTGTCCCGAATAATACTGTCTCACAATTGCTCGTAAAAGAATTAGGTCATCCTATTTTAAGTGCCAGCGTAACGGACGACATCGGTGAAGTTATTAACAATCCAGAAATTATTATAAAATTATTCAGCAAAAAAGTTGATTTAATATTGGATGGCGGTAATAATATTTCCGGACCTTCAACCGTTCTCGATTTCACAACTGAACATCCAATTTTAGTTCGCGAAGGAGCGGGCGACGTTAGCCATATTTTATCAGTTACTCAACGATAA